A genomic window from Aestuariirhabdus litorea includes:
- a CDS encoding glycine zipper 2TM domain-containing protein, with the protein MKSKMSVVSLVLAAVFLVGCATPGTTTGEMEIRSGVIQSITPTQIESSHHQGIGAILGGLGGAAVGSLFGNGSGRDVMMVAGAVGGGFAGNAVQKNYDQPIAGQQILVRLNNGVLVTVIQPVNAQLAPDMKVYVQGAGTEAHVVPQY; encoded by the coding sequence ATGAAATCCAAAATGTCAGTGGTGTCGTTGGTGCTAGCTGCGGTGTTCCTGGTTGGCTGTGCGACGCCGGGGACTACGACGGGAGAGATGGAGATCCGGTCGGGGGTTATTCAGTCCATTACGCCAACCCAGATTGAGTCGAGTCATCATCAAGGGATCGGGGCGATTCTTGGGGGGCTGGGCGGTGCCGCGGTGGGTAGCTTGTTCGGCAATGGCTCTGGGCGTGATGTGATGATGGTGGCTGGAGCCGTGGGCGGAGGGTTTGCCGGCAATGCGGTACAGAAAAACTACGACCAGCCGATTGCGGGGCAGCAGATTCTGGTACGGCTCAATAACGGCGTCCTGGTGACGGTGATCCAGCCGGTGAATGCGCAGTTGGCCCCCGATATGAAAGTGTACGTGCAGGGTGCCGGCACCGAGGCTCATGTGGTGCCTCAATACTAG
- a CDS encoding peptidase M42 — protein MLSSEFIDLLKMLVRQPSVVGAEHSFFRVLQRELEERGAKVVWYEGLLVAQGSDPFSVMLSAHVDRHGLICTGPNEFQYAAFVAGNRTDLLNNSVSEELMSKVTQRFIGEPVYAYEPWSGVYRGNGVIRSASVCEFRHNLIFEVEGLESVVAGTPIAFRDQLRLSNGRLVGQLDNVLSAAALVHLFSLGFQGTAFFTAQEEAGKSWRFLLEWFRRFGGSTNRLFVVDTSPFPSVETANQQLLVLREKDANAPFNRESTQLVERLCREKGFSYLYKDRYMEAENQRRIAEGESPGSLGSTEMGRSIAASNGLVDGTTIQIPTTGYHTMEESAGWESVDAFMEVLKSLSSIE, from the coding sequence ATGTTGAGTAGCGAGTTTATCGATCTGTTGAAGATGTTGGTGCGCCAGCCCAGCGTGGTGGGGGCGGAGCACTCCTTTTTCAGAGTCCTGCAGCGTGAGCTGGAGGAGCGTGGAGCCAAGGTTGTCTGGTACGAGGGGTTGCTGGTGGCGCAAGGCAGCGACCCTTTCAGTGTGATGCTTTCGGCCCATGTTGATCGCCATGGCCTGATCTGCACCGGACCCAACGAGTTCCAGTATGCCGCCTTTGTGGCGGGCAACCGCACGGACCTGCTAAATAACTCGGTCTCCGAGGAATTGATGAGCAAGGTAACGCAGCGTTTTATCGGTGAGCCGGTGTACGCCTACGAGCCCTGGTCCGGTGTCTACCGGGGCAATGGTGTGATTCGAAGCGCATCGGTGTGTGAGTTTCGACATAACCTGATTTTCGAGGTCGAGGGGTTGGAGAGCGTCGTGGCGGGTACCCCCATCGCGTTCCGGGATCAGTTAAGGCTCAGTAACGGCCGTCTGGTGGGGCAGCTGGATAACGTGCTCTCGGCGGCCGCACTGGTGCATCTTTTCAGTCTCGGCTTCCAGGGCACCGCGTTTTTCACCGCACAGGAGGAGGCGGGTAAGAGTTGGCGCTTTTTGCTGGAGTGGTTTCGTCGCTTCGGTGGCTCCACCAACCGCCTCTTTGTGGTGGACACCAGCCCCTTTCCCTCGGTGGAGACGGCCAACCAGCAACTGCTGGTGCTCAGGGAAAAAGATGCCAACGCGCCTTTCAACCGGGAGAGTACCCAGCTGGTTGAGCGGCTCTGCCGGGAAAAGGGGTTCAGCTACCTCTATAAGGACCGTTACATGGAAGCTGAAAACCAGCGCCGGATCGCTGAGGGAGAATCCCCCGGCTCCCTGGGCAGTACCGAGATGGGGCGTTCAATCGCCGCCTCCAATGGCTTGGTGGATGGCACGACTATCCAGATACCCACCACCGGCTACCACACCATGGAGGAGTCTGCCGGTTGGGAGTCGGTTGATGCCTTTATGGAGGTGCTGAAGTCACTCTCCAGCATCGAGTAG
- a CDS encoding tetratricopeptide repeat protein, which produces MPELRPLASLMLSTLLLASSPSLNAQAAPPLNYLKFDVDSLLVPASERCRISPREPDLPYALAACEQAASGGDPKAQFLLGNLYYEGVVIPRDTQQAMLWFQRASLQGHAQAQYQIAFMLYRGEGTAPNLVEAYIMMKMSAVNGFDEAISAMDLFAEELSEEQKLQAFYTLSRIFKNYRASLATSPDTQVPLDPADPSGLLDD; this is translated from the coding sequence GTGCCTGAATTGAGACCCTTGGCTAGCCTGATGCTCAGCACCCTGTTGCTGGCCAGTAGCCCCTCCCTCAACGCACAAGCCGCCCCACCGCTCAACTACCTGAAATTCGATGTAGACTCCCTGCTGGTGCCCGCCTCTGAGCGCTGCCGCATCAGCCCCCGGGAGCCAGACCTCCCCTACGCCCTGGCAGCTTGCGAACAGGCGGCTTCCGGGGGCGACCCCAAAGCCCAGTTCCTGCTGGGCAACCTCTACTACGAAGGGGTGGTGATTCCACGCGACACCCAACAGGCGATGCTCTGGTTCCAGCGAGCCTCCCTGCAAGGCCATGCCCAGGCACAATACCAGATCGCTTTCATGCTCTATCGGGGTGAGGGTACTGCCCCCAACCTGGTGGAGGCCTACATCATGATGAAGATGTCCGCCGTCAACGGGTTTGACGAAGCCATCAGCGCCATGGACCTGTTCGCCGAGGAGCTCAGCGAAGAGCAAAAGCTGCAAGCCTTTTACACCCTAAGCCGGATCTTCAAGAACTACCGCGCCAGCCTGGCTACCAGCCCCGACACTCAGGTACCACTCGATCCCGCGGACCCAAGCGGGCTGCTGGACGACTGA